TGCCCCACCTTCAACCTGCAGAAACAGTTGCCATGGTAAAAATCTCAACGTATGCCTCAACAATTACTGAGCAAGCAATGTATTACCTAAAGGTGCTAATATTGGTCACTCAGAATAATAAGGTGCTAACACATATTTCTTCCAAGCCTCTGTCAATTGCTCTCAATAAGATATGACATGTTAATGGCTCTGCAAAAGATTAGATTAATAAACAGATTATGTTGATATAAACAGATTATATAAATGGGTCAAGTTAAAAAAGCAAAGAGAAATATTGattagttttagtatttaaatGAGTGCATATCAATTAAAATAGAACAGTAGAACCATTTTGCATGTTGACAGATCAAAAAGAGTACAGGACTTGGTTATGGTGCACTAAAATTCCAGTAATAACAACTGAGGTTAGAACCACTGGATGAGTCAGAGCAAAATATTGAAATGTATGTCTTGTGTACTGTGAGCCAAGCACAGGTTGGTTGCTTTGAGtgggcagcatttttcagatgtTCGGAGAGGCCAAACAGGAAGTCAAACACAGCAAACAGGTGAAATTATGTAACTGCTTTGAGCAAATAAATATGCTGGTTGAGTGGGCTGGAAACAAACATTACCTACACATTTGTAGGGCACATTAAAAACTCACCACCTGACAGAAACTAGTTACCCTGCTCATTTGCATATGCCACTTTACCAAGATATAGTTATCAGGTTGGCTAAGACAGAACAGAAATTGTTTTGCTAGTctcaaaaacatttgaacaaataCAAGCAGAATTTTCCAGCTTCcagtttttttgtaaatgaaacGGTATTATTGTTGTCATgagtaattataattaataataatgattataaattaCGAATGGCTGTTATGAGGTgacataattattgttatttcaacaacttatacttttaaaatgttctATTAATTTCTTTGAGTATAAAAAATGTGTAGCCAAATATACAATGTATCATGTCTGGTGTTCATTCTTCATCTTCTTTTTAACTTAGCTTCTATTAAAACACTTGATACACACATTTTTCCAAAACTTTCACTCGTTtcctaaatcattttaaaaaatagaaagaagaagaagagtcaGGTCTTTTATACATgatcaaattatataaaatacgCTTATGTCCTGACTGTAAACAAAGAAAGGTGGCTTCCATGATTGAGAAATATATAATTCTAGGAagtgaaaatatttttcatatactttacataatttatacacacacacatttcaggaGTGTTTTCTACTGATcagatatttatataaaaataaacattaattaatcaATAATACAAATGCTAACTTTTTAGGAGGCATTTCTAATAGCTTAGTATTACATGCAGCCTCTTCATAAAGGTTCATTGGATGTGGATGTTGTATAAGTCATTGTCATGGGCCTTTAAAAACAGTAATGGAGGGCTTATTGGACACCTGTTACCTAACTGTACTTAGGACCGCAAGGCTGAATAAGGTTAATCATAGTTGACCCTTTGGAAATGACACTGTCCATGCCATTTGTTTCTTCCCATTTCCAAAGTCATTCAATAGCTGATAAGTTCAATTTCAATAGTATAACAAGAGGTCATATAACCCTAATAAAGACCTCTGAGGATTTGAGCTACATTGAGGCACTGTAATGTAATATGTGCTCACCAAGAGATCGAGATGTTGATGATGGTGTGTATAAAACCCAATTTTTGTCTCAGTTTGCTCCTCAAGCAAGTAATTTTTCAGTCTTTTTTATTAAAGAGACTCGGTGATATAGAATTGCTACAAATATGGCGTATATAGTGAAGTGTTCATAAACAAGAGGACCTGTGATTACTCGAGTCTACTGAAGCCTGCGTTGATACAAAGCGCAGTCTATTCAATAAATTTGCGACAATGTACGATGTTTGGCGAAATGTTCCGAGCGTGTTCCGATCCACTCGGTCACTTActttcagtgatcttctgtaatccCAGCACATCCTCCGGGGAGATCGTTTTGTTCGCAAGCAGTTCCTCCTCTGTGGTGACGGGGACCCCGACGTCTGTCGTGTTGCAGCCCTTCTTGACTTTCATGGCCTCGGATAAATCAGGGTTCGAGTTCGCTGTGCTGCCGCGGATGCTGTGGCGGTTATTGCCGTTGCCGGTGTCTCCGCTGCTGCAACTACCGGGATTAACGCCGCCGGACTTCTTAGAGCTCGATGGGTCCTGGCTTTTGCCTGTGCTGGTACAAGAATAGCTCATTATCCGTTCCTCCTCCTCCACCCCCCTGCTCCCCCGGTCTAGCAAAGACACAAAACAGTCACCCTCCCACACCCGAAGGGCTGAGCAGGTCGCCCGCTTAGAGGTATTTAAGTCCCCCTCTTCTCCGCTCGATCCGACTCTCTCTGGCGCTCCAATTGAGGGATGTACCACTGCACGCCGGAGGGGGTCGCTTGCCGGTCAGTGGCGCACGGCGACAACAGATCATAAAAAAGCACCTTGAATGCAGCGCGCTGTATTTCTAAGGAAATAGTTTTAGATAAAATCAGTCATCGAGTCTGGATTGAATTAGTCATTCTAACATGTAGTGTGCGTCGGATATTTGTTTCGAATGCTCCCCCGTTTGTTGTGTGGTATGAACCAAATTGGTGCGTGAATTGTGTGAACGTGCATTAAATAGAACTCAAAACAAATCTAATAAAACAGAAACCCCATCCTATACAAGACGTAACTCCAATTAttcaaagtttaaaataaaagcaaaaaataaaataaaataacaaataaattatatatatatatatatatatatatatatatatatatatatatatatatatattttttttttttttttttttttttttactttaaatctaaagtttttttgtaatttattttaagtatactttGACATGCTTACAATTGATGTCAAAttcaacactcttaaaaatacaagTTTCCATAAAGGTTTcccaaattttttaattaacagttCTGAAAATAGccccttttttcttttaagaaataaattaatatatatatatatatatatatatatatatatatatatatatatatatatatatatatatatatatattttttttttttttttttttttttttttttaataaagtatttttactgCAATAAAAAGTTCTCGATGGAACCATTTATGCCAATAAACATTTACTGAATTTAGCATTGAAGTAATGAGGGCCCACAAGAGGTCGCCACACGACAGTACATTTATAACAGAGAATGAGACACTGATTTCTAAACACGatgaagaataaaataataattaaagtagCCAATTCagcaaataatacaattataagaCCTTGTATTTTCATGGTTTTGGTTTGCTTTAAAAATGATCaccaaattatataataatgttctCGAATGAAATTTTACCATCTTCAGATAATTCAAAGAACTCCCTTTTAACCAATATAGTTTTGCTTTGTGATATTATAGcctattatattacattatgatGCAAAACTAAGATATAATTAATCCTTTATAGCTTAAAAGATAGAACAAAAGCATGAACAAATGTCATCAGCAACACATTTATATTACAGTAATGGTCATACAGAGGTGAATTTATTAATAACATGACtgagagtgtgtatgtttgtagaAGAGGACACACTCATTTCATCTCATTGGCCTGCTGAGCTGGCTTGTCTCTTTGTCTTCACATTGTGGCTGCTCTCATCAGCagaaatccacacacacacacacacacacacacacacatgcacatacagacatttttacacacaAGAACTacatttgacacacacacacacacacacacacacacacacacacaaacagagcttAACAGATACACACGTCACACACATTCGACACACACACCTCCACCCTGGACAACAATGTGCTGACTGCAGTCTCTGTACGTCCATTGTTTTGCAAAGAGACCTGGGTCGAGGTCGTGAGCTGAACATCAGAAGTCATTTCACAATGAATgctgttcagttcagttcaaatcACTCAGACTGAAATGTTCAGatctatacactgtaaaaaaaaatcattttttaaccagaaatttagtttaaaaaaactacagcgtttttttttcactgtaaatgtcTACTAGTACAACGTTTATCTAAAAACCCATGAATTGTTCCTGAATTTAATCGAAGTTTTGTCGGAACACAGTAGTTTTAAGACATTTAAGGTGCTGTAATATTATATTTGTCTGTATTTAAAGTCAAGCAGTATCCGCTTCATCGCTTTATGAACCACACTGATTCATTTTAGCATCTGCAATGCCATGTTTTTCATTTATGGGCCAGAAACTCATCCGCATTACTCATTGCATTAATCAGACATCACCTCCGTGATCTGACCAAACCCCAGAAAACATGTCAGCAGAGGCTTGAACTTTGCACTCAGATGAACTGGAGGCTTAAGACtggaaatataaatattcattattgttAAGATTATTGTCATTTCATTGCAGGCATTGTAAATATCGCAGGCAAAGGAAATATATTTCAAAGCTGTTTTAATCTCtgtaaagaatataaaaaatattgtcgCAAAGATGTCTTCGATTCAAACTCGAAAAGGCCTGAAATGACGATCTCGAGTTACAGTAAATAACCTGTTATGTAATTCACATAAATATGAACTAAAGTCAGATACTGGTATGCATTGCTACCTTTATAGAGTAAAAGTGAGGTGATCATCAGGGAGCACAAGAGATGGCCGTACGCTGCTCACTTCATTGTAAAGAGTATGTGGAGGAAAGAAAGGCCTACAGCTCAGGTCAGAAACAAAAGGCATCCAAAGCAAAATGCTGACAGCAGCCGGGTCTGTGAGTCAGGGAGCCCCAATGAAGCGGCGTCTGTATAAATAGCCCCACAGATGCCTGAGCAGGAGACCGCGTGGTGGATTCCCCTCAACGCATACAGCTCATTCTATTGGGTAAACACTTGTTCTGTtgattttgttgttgatttttctCACAGTAGGACAAGTTAGTGAAAATAGAAATGTATGAAAAGTGATCATCATGTATAGAATTTTACAGATGTTGAACAATGTTTGTGGTCCAACCTCTTCTGACATGATTCCTTGCATGCAGGTCAGTCAGCGCTGAGATATCTGAAACAATGGCTCTGACAAACCCTATGTCAATGCCCATGGGACCATGGAAGGTGAagagattttatttgattttattttgaagaaaaaatgttaaatgttacaaattaaaTGGGTATCTAATTAAATCATCACTAACCACATGTTGAACTAAagatatttgtgtgtatttacatatttctttcttttccagATAACTGTTTATGATCAGGAGCATTTCCAGGGCAGACGTTGTGAATTCACCGCTTGTTGCCAGAACATCATGGAGTACGGAATGGAGACTGTCCGCTCCCTGAAGGTGGAGTGTGGCGTGTGAGTAAAAGCAAGCATCCTCAATTTACTAGAGTAAATCTCTTTTCCTCTTTCAAGCCCTGTCTCCTAATCGTTTCTTCTGACTCTAGCTGGGTAGGTTTTGAGCACTCTACCTTCAATGGCCAGCAGTTCATCCTGGAGAAGGGAGATTACCCTTGCTGGGAGGCCTGGAGTGGCAACAATGCCTATCGCATTGAGAGGATGATGTCCTTCCGCCCCATCTATTCTGCTGTGAGTGAGACCATCTGCACCCGGGACACACTCTGATCCACACCATTTCTCAACACATTCACATTTTTTGACATAGTTGTAGACACATGGCATAAAATTGAGAATaataaattgaatttgaattgaactaGCAAACAAATTGCATAAAGCATAATTAAAATAGaattaatagaaatattagaaatataagcctaaattgttaaaaataataataataatgtaagaaTGTTAATATACTAATAATCAACGTCTGAAAagctaaatgtttatttatttatttacattataactttttttacttGCGTTTACACCAGGggtataataagaaatattaaaataataaataataaaatatcaatcacctgtatataaaatattaataatcagtgtcggaaatgctacatttatttatttatttacaaaatttcTACATTTATGCTATCATAAACAAAGGGGCATAATGCGATATATTAGAAAAATAAGTCTAAAATATTTGTTGCAAAgctataaataatcaaatataaatataatttatctattta
This genomic stretch from Carassius gibelio isolate Cgi1373 ecotype wild population from Czech Republic chromosome B21, carGib1.2-hapl.c, whole genome shotgun sequence harbors:
- the LOC127985352 gene encoding beta-crystallin A1-like; translation: MALTNPMSMPMGPWKITVYDQEHFQGRRCEFTACCQNIMEYGMETVRSLKVECGVWVGFEHSTFNGQQFILEKGDYPCWEAWSGNNAYRIERMMSFRPIYSAMHSDSRMTLFECENMTGRQWEVCNDYPSLQAMGWCNNEVGSIQVMSGAWVCYQYPGYRGYQYIMESDCHGGEYRHYREYGCHAQTPQIQSIRRIQH